A part of Pongo pygmaeus isolate AG05252 chromosome 14, NHGRI_mPonPyg2-v2.0_pri, whole genome shotgun sequence genomic DNA contains:
- the LOC129011422 gene encoding DNA-directed RNA polymerases I and III subunit RPAC2: MEEDQELERKISGLKTSMAEGERKTVLEMVQAAGTDRHCVTFVLHEEDHTLGNSLRYMIMKNPEVEFCGYTTTHPSESKINLRIQTRGTLPAVEPFQRGLNELMNVCQHVLDKFEASIKDYKDQKASRNESTF, encoded by the exons ATGGAAGAGGATCAGGAGCTGGAGAG aAAAATATCTGGATTGAAGACCTCAATGGCTGAAGGCGAGAGGAAGACAGTCCTGGAAATGGTCCAGGCAGCTGGAACAGATAGACACTGTGTGACATTTGTATTGCACGAGGAAGACCATACCCTAGGAAATTCTCTACGTTACATGATCATGAAGAACCCGGAAGTGGAATTTTGTGGTTACACTACGACCCATCCTTCAGAGAGCAAAATTAATTTACGCATTCAGACTCGAGGTACCCTTCCAGCTGTTGAGCCATTTCAGAGAGGCCTGAATGAGCTCATGAATGTCTGCCAACATGTGCTTGACAAGTTTGAGGCCAGCATAAAGGACTATAAGGATCAAAAAGCAAGCAGAAATGAATCCACATTCTAG